In Deinococcus seoulensis, a genomic segment contains:
- a CDS encoding tetratricopeptide repeat protein, with product MKLFTFGGLSVSGVPYRREKPLLLLTYLTLQGPQARRHLADLFWPDAANPMNSLAQHLIRLRPLTGAVVETDQQVRADIPCDALEFRGHLRAGRLEEATSLVTGAFLHGLHLDLPTELEEWILDTRDTLGAELRAAHLSLSELAHARGETSEALAQADRAYHAPGAAPCPPDDLLRLWAIAGHTDQPLTLALRRDAAELQLLLAPPSPPIPTVRLIGRDAELTALGALRAGQTGWVSGGAGLGKTALLRALATRGWRYLPARPDTPLATLAPLSSRPLQNLSDAVELLRDPRLRCTVDDWDALDDTTRRALTLTTRHAGGAALIIASQSLPAFPPTLHLPLSALSEDALAEHPGAYTATGGHPALLTAFLQGSPTDRGLDTHLAQLGPDLRRLFLTLAVQDVPDLGATRAAIGNDAATLAHALDRLTHEGLTRPDGTVRPIEPARALLTAEAHEAALIHLRLARHLDPERAWPHWLAARHLWEPADAPDCAAAAHQHATGQRARGETLAAVTTLEQAPPAPDVLLLRGWLLLDLGRAPESLRITGALPLSDDVRALRASAHLYCGQPREAQALATPVAPALSAAYAHAQSTLGHAADRLGDLDAAATHYRAAANIWHMLGDAMRFTEAQVHLTTLDCLSRGAPLERFTDLHRAAGTPALQGTVLLNSAHVHHRAGLLDEALTLGKEAESCYRITGDQVGLANALNTQAVIHHLQDRPERARPHYREALDLARQAGHVNLISLIASNLAEIEGRFEDALQIITFLRQVGHHVQAEHLTEQMQNVPDGLHPP from the coding sequence ATGAAGTTATTCACGTTCGGAGGGCTCTCGGTGTCCGGCGTGCCCTACCGGCGTGAGAAACCGCTGCTGCTCCTGACGTACCTCACGCTACAGGGACCGCAGGCCCGTCGTCACCTCGCCGACCTCTTCTGGCCGGACGCGGCCAATCCCATGAATTCCCTTGCGCAGCACCTGATCCGCCTGCGCCCACTGACCGGCGCCGTCGTGGAGACTGATCAGCAGGTCAGGGCGGACATCCCCTGCGACGCTCTGGAGTTCCGCGGGCACCTGCGTGCCGGCCGACTCGAGGAGGCGACCTCGCTGGTGACTGGGGCCTTCCTGCACGGCCTGCACCTCGACCTGCCGACCGAACTCGAGGAGTGGATTCTCGACACGCGTGACACCCTCGGGGCGGAACTGCGCGCCGCGCACCTGTCCCTCTCCGAACTCGCGCACGCCCGCGGGGAAACCAGCGAGGCCCTCGCCCAGGCCGACCGCGCTTACCACGCGCCCGGCGCGGCGCCCTGCCCTCCGGATGATCTGCTGCGCCTGTGGGCCATTGCCGGGCACACCGACCAGCCGCTCACCCTGGCCCTGCGGCGCGACGCGGCGGAACTGCAACTGCTCCTGGCGCCGCCCTCACCGCCCATCCCGACCGTGCGGCTGATCGGTCGGGACGCCGAACTCACAGCATTGGGCGCCCTGCGCGCCGGACAGACCGGCTGGGTGAGTGGCGGCGCCGGTCTCGGGAAGACGGCGCTGCTGCGCGCCCTCGCGACACGCGGCTGGCGGTACCTTCCCGCCCGTCCGGACACGCCGCTCGCCACCCTTGCGCCCCTGAGTTCCCGCCCTCTCCAGAACCTCTCGGACGCCGTGGAGCTTCTGCGTGACCCGCGCCTCAGATGCACGGTCGACGACTGGGACGCCCTGGACGACACCACCCGGCGCGCCCTGACCCTGACGACCCGGCACGCCGGCGGGGCCGCCCTCATCATCGCCTCGCAGAGCCTGCCGGCGTTCCCGCCCACACTTCACCTCCCACTGTCCGCGCTGAGTGAAGACGCTCTCGCGGAACATCCCGGCGCGTACACCGCCACCGGCGGTCACCCGGCGCTCCTCACAGCCTTCCTGCAGGGATCACCGACGGACCGTGGCCTCGACACCCACCTCGCGCAGCTGGGGCCCGACCTGCGCCGGTTATTCCTGACGCTGGCTGTGCAGGACGTGCCCGACCTGGGCGCCACTCGCGCCGCCATCGGGAACGACGCCGCTACCCTGGCCCACGCTCTCGACCGCCTCACCCACGAGGGCCTCACCCGCCCGGACGGCACCGTGCGCCCCATCGAACCGGCCCGCGCTCTCCTGACTGCAGAAGCCCACGAGGCGGCCCTCATCCACCTGCGCCTCGCCCGGCACCTGGACCCGGAGCGGGCCTGGCCGCACTGGCTGGCCGCGCGGCACCTCTGGGAACCGGCCGACGCGCCCGACTGCGCCGCCGCCGCCCATCAGCACGCTACCGGGCAACGCGCGCGTGGCGAGACCCTGGCGGCGGTCACCACCCTCGAACAGGCGCCCCCGGCCCCCGACGTGCTGCTCCTGCGCGGCTGGCTCCTGCTGGACCTGGGGCGCGCCCCGGAAAGCCTGAGAATCACGGGTGCGCTGCCACTGAGTGACGACGTCCGCGCCCTGCGGGCGAGTGCCCACCTGTACTGCGGGCAGCCGCGAGAGGCGCAGGCGCTCGCCACGCCCGTCGCCCCCGCCCTGAGCGCCGCGTACGCGCACGCCCAGTCCACCCTCGGGCACGCCGCCGACCGACTTGGTGACCTGGACGCCGCCGCCACCCATTACCGCGCGGCCGCGAACATCTGGCACATGCTGGGCGACGCCATGAGGTTCACCGAAGCGCAGGTGCACCTCACCACCCTGGACTGCCTCAGCCGCGGCGCGCCCCTCGAGCGCTTCACCGACCTGCACCGCGCCGCCGGTACTCCCGCCCTGCAGGGCACGGTTCTGCTCAACAGCGCCCACGTCCACCACCGCGCCGGCCTGCTCGACGAGGCACTCACTCTCGGTAAGGAAGCCGAAAGCTGCTACCGGATCACGGGTGATCAGGTGGGCCTCGCCAACGCCCTGAACACCCAGGCGGTCATCCATCACCTTCAAGACCGACCCGAGCGCGCCCGTCCCCATTACCGCGAAGCGCTGGATCTCGCCCGGCAGGCAGGGCACGTCAACCTGATCTCCCTGATCGCCTCGAACCTCGCCGAGATTGAAGGCCGCTTCGAGGACGCCCTCCAGATCATCACCTTCCTGCGGCAGGTCGGGCATCACGTCCAGGCTGAGCATCTCACGGAACAGATGCAGAACGTTCCAGACGGCCTGCATCCGCCCTGA
- a CDS encoding M24 family metallopeptidase has product MTQPARLEISRAEHAQRRERLAQRLQENGLNRICVFGPVRVAYLTGFHFAATERPVALVITDAGDVTTLLPALEAEHFAHQCPDLPAPLTYPEYPGGGSGRHPLTVLADHLRAAPQGRLAADHDGYEHRWGYRGPALSSLLSQPVHDGLALIDDLRIIKSPAEIALIREACRWGDHAHRLMQGAITTGVNELMVSHTASLQATRDLLETLGDRYVPKAREGLPANTMFISGANTAHPHGLHRNAGVQEGDVLVTGAYGVVGGYESELERTMHVGDPTPDFERYFSAMLGAQDAGLAALRAGRACAEVEADVRAFIEDLGLTHLIRHHTGHAFGLEGHEHPFLDLDDHTVIEPGMIFSIEPGLYVPGLAGFRHSDTVLVTTDGAERLSLYPRDLPSLLIEPLPAGMS; this is encoded by the coding sequence TGCGCGTCGCGTACCTCACCGGCTTCCACTTCGCCGCGACCGAACGGCCCGTCGCGCTGGTCATCACTGACGCCGGCGACGTCACCACGCTCCTCCCGGCACTGGAGGCCGAGCATTTCGCCCACCAGTGCCCGGACCTGCCCGCCCCCCTGACCTACCCCGAGTACCCAGGCGGCGGCAGCGGCCGGCACCCTCTGACCGTCCTGGCCGACCACCTGCGCGCAGCGCCGCAAGGACGCTTGGCCGCCGATCACGACGGATATGAGCACCGCTGGGGCTACCGCGGACCGGCTCTGTCGAGCCTGCTCAGCCAGCCTGTCCATGACGGACTCGCCCTGATCGACGACCTGCGCATCATCAAGAGCCCGGCCGAGATTGCCCTGATCCGCGAGGCCTGCCGCTGGGGCGACCACGCCCACCGACTGATGCAAGGCGCCATCACCACCGGCGTCAACGAACTCATGGTCTCCCACACCGCCAGCCTCCAGGCCACCCGCGACCTGCTGGAGACGCTCGGCGACCGCTACGTGCCCAAAGCCCGTGAAGGCCTGCCCGCCAACACCATGTTCATCAGCGGTGCCAACACGGCACACCCGCACGGCCTGCACCGTAACGCCGGAGTTCAGGAGGGCGACGTGCTCGTCACAGGCGCGTACGGCGTCGTGGGCGGGTACGAAAGCGAACTGGAACGCACCATGCACGTCGGCGACCCCACGCCCGACTTCGAACGGTACTTCTCCGCCATGCTCGGCGCGCAGGACGCCGGTCTGGCCGCTCTGCGTGCCGGACGCGCCTGCGCAGAGGTGGAAGCCGACGTCCGCGCCTTTATCGAAGACCTCGGTCTGACCCACCTGATCCGCCACCACACCGGGCATGCGTTCGGCCTGGAAGGTCACGAACACCCGTTCCTGGACCTCGATGATCACACCGTCATCGAGCCCGGCATGATCTTCTCCATCGAGCCCGGCCTGTACGTGCCCGGCCTGGCCGGATTCCGGCACTCCGATACGGTGCTCGTCACCACTGACGGCGCCGAGCGGCTCAGCCTGTACCCCCGCGACCTACCCAGCCTGTTGATTGAACCTCTGCCCGCAGGGATGTCCTGA